In a genomic window of Elusimicrobiota bacterium:
- a CDS encoding sigma 54-interacting transcriptional regulator: protein MSAKILIVDDEELIRWSLSQDLTNSGYKTVVAADLAEAEAALEAENPDVVLSDLRLGRESGLDVLKSARRGNPELPVIIMTAFADLASAVEALREGAADYISKPLQLAGLKITLKRVLETAQLKRRLDRAHQKGLDKYNFASIVAESPSMKDALAVARKISASPFGTVLILGESGCGKDRLARAIHYGSPRAFEPFMEISCTAIPDNLLESELFGYEKGSFTGAVGQKKGLFEIANGGTIFLNEIGHMPMALQGKILRALEDKTFKRVGGRDDITVDVRVIAATNEDLPRAVSEGRFRQDLYYRINVLTISLLPLRQRKEDILPLMDRLLGKLSAEMLKPKPVLSPETLEQFQAYKWPGNVRELRNVLERMMILDELEFHPVAAAQPAHIARAQAAAEAPTPAKADDAAVTLPPNGIRLEDVEKDLVVQALKRSGGNQQKAAQSLGLSRDALRRRMEKFGLKEAIGALLMLAFLAGAASAEGWFGKSAPKDKFRSANEEKAKPMMEKAGAHSPVKSGECSKCHADPKDPAKLTMEQKPLCLSCHAGKAADMNKATVHSAFKDMDCSTCHQPHASDNAPLLNSPVNELCATCHDPKDAAISKAHFGVSAFEGKCTDCHEPHASKSPKLIVEAKEHIPFGSRSCEMCHAKTGADGKTALKKLPEESCFVCHSNFRKLGASVVVHQPFSSGDCTTCHNPHVSKRASLVRKPLGDVCFGCHDADALKDSHPVSRHPTAKEGKADPRREGKPFDCASCHEPHAGKNPKLMRGDIFTLCAECHKK from the coding sequence ATGTCGGCGAAGATCCTTATCGTGGACGACGAAGAGCTGATCCGGTGGTCCCTGTCGCAGGACCTGACCAACTCCGGCTACAAGACCGTCGTCGCCGCCGACCTGGCCGAGGCCGAGGCCGCGCTCGAGGCCGAGAACCCGGACGTCGTCCTCTCCGACCTGCGCCTCGGCCGGGAGAGCGGGCTCGACGTGCTCAAGTCCGCGCGCCGCGGCAACCCCGAGCTCCCGGTCATCATCATGACCGCCTTCGCCGACCTGGCCAGCGCCGTCGAGGCCCTGCGCGAGGGCGCCGCCGACTACATCTCCAAGCCCCTCCAGCTCGCGGGCCTGAAGATCACGCTCAAGCGCGTGCTCGAGACCGCCCAGCTCAAGCGCCGCCTCGACCGCGCGCACCAGAAGGGCCTCGACAAGTACAACTTCGCCTCGATCGTCGCCGAGAGCCCCTCCATGAAGGACGCGCTCGCCGTGGCCAGGAAGATCTCGGCGAGCCCCTTCGGCACCGTCCTCATCCTGGGCGAGAGCGGCTGCGGCAAGGACCGCCTGGCCCGCGCCATCCACTACGGCAGCCCCCGCGCCTTCGAGCCGTTCATGGAGATCTCCTGCACGGCCATCCCCGACAACCTGCTGGAAAGCGAGCTGTTCGGCTACGAAAAGGGCTCCTTCACCGGCGCCGTCGGCCAGAAGAAGGGCCTCTTCGAGATCGCCAACGGCGGCACGATCTTCCTCAATGAGATCGGCCACATGCCGATGGCCCTCCAAGGCAAGATCCTGCGCGCGCTCGAGGACAAGACCTTCAAGCGCGTCGGCGGGCGCGACGACATCACCGTGGACGTGCGCGTCATCGCCGCCACCAACGAGGACCTGCCGCGCGCGGTGTCCGAGGGGCGCTTCCGCCAGGACCTCTACTACCGCATCAACGTGCTGACGATCTCCCTGCTTCCGCTGCGCCAGCGCAAGGAGGACATCCTGCCGCTGATGGACCGCCTGCTCGGCAAGCTCAGCGCGGAGATGCTCAAGCCCAAGCCCGTCCTGTCCCCCGAGACCCTCGAGCAGTTCCAAGCTTATAAGTGGCCCGGCAACGTCCGGGAGCTTCGCAACGTTCTGGAGAGAATGATGATCCTCGACGAGCTGGAGTTCCATCCCGTCGCCGCCGCGCAGCCCGCGCACATCGCGCGCGCGCAGGCCGCGGCGGAGGCGCCCACGCCCGCGAAGGCGGACGACGCCGCCGTGACCTTGCCCCCGAACGGCATCCGCCTGGAGGACGTGGAGAAGGATCTCGTCGTCCAGGCCCTCAAGCGCAGCGGCGGCAACCAGCAGAAGGCCGCGCAGTCCTTGGGCCTGTCGCGGGACGCCCTGCGCCGGCGCATGGAAAAATTCGGTCTTAAGGAAGCCATCGGCGCTTTGCTGATGCTCGCCTTCCTCGCGGGCGCCGCCTCCGCCGAGGGCTGGTTCGGCAAGAGCGCCCCGAAGGACAAATTCCGCTCGGCCAACGAGGAGAAGGCCAAGCCGATGATGGAGAAGGCGGGCGCGCATTCGCCGGTAAAGTCCGGCGAATGCTCCAAATGCCACGCCGACCCGAAGGATCCGGCCAAGCTGACGATGGAGCAGAAGCCCCTGTGCCTGTCCTGCCACGCGGGGAAGGCGGCCGATATGAACAAGGCGACCGTCCACTCCGCGTTCAAGGATATGGACTGCAGCACCTGCCATCAGCCTCACGCGTCGGACAACGCACCCCTGCTCAACTCCCCGGTCAACGAGCTGTGCGCGACCTGCCACGACCCGAAGGACGCCGCGATATCGAAAGCGCATTTCGGCGTCAGCGCCTTCGAGGGGAAGTGCACGGACTGCCACGAGCCGCACGCCTCGAAAAGCCCCAAGCTCATCGTCGAGGCGAAAGAACACATCCCCTTCGGCTCGCGCTCCTGCGAGATGTGCCACGCCAAGACCGGGGCCGACGGGAAGACCGCCCTCAAGAAGCTGCCGGAGGAGTCGTGCTTCGTCTGCCACTCCAACTTCCGCAAGCTGGGCGCGAGCGTGGTCGTCCATCAGCCCTTCTCCTCCGGAGACTGCACGACCTGCCACAATCCGCACGTGAGCAAGCGCGCGTCCCTGGTCCGCAAACCCCTCGGCGACGTCTGCTTCGGCTGCCACGACGCGGACGCTCTCAAGGACTCCCATCCCGTCTCTCGCCATCCGACCGCGAAGGAAGGCAAGGCCGACCCGCGCCGCGAAGGCAAGCCTTTCGACTGCGCGTCCTGCCACGAACCGCACGCCGGCAAGAACCCGAAGCTGATGCGCGGCGATATCTTCACCCTGTGCGCGGAGTGCCATAAAAAATGA